One segment of Carya illinoinensis cultivar Pawnee chromosome 13, C.illinoinensisPawnee_v1, whole genome shotgun sequence DNA contains the following:
- the LOC122292555 gene encoding UDP-glycosyltransferase 86A2: MANSEVNQKPHAIFIPYPLQGHVIPSVHLAIKLASRGFTITFINTHSIHHQTSKAQTNNIGDDIFSGVHESGLDIRYTTVSDGLPVEFDRSLNHDQFMAALLHVFSAHVDEMVSKIVRSAQPRVCCLIADTFFVWPSIIAKKFGLSYISFWTEPALVFTLYYHLNLLQENGHFASHDIRTDAIDYIPGVQSIEPKDMTSYLQETDTSSACHQIIFKAFQDARGADFVLCNTVEELEFETISALQAQMPFYAIGPIFPSGFPKSIVSTSLWSESDCTQWLNNKPKGSVLYVSFGSYAHVTHRDLVEIANGLSLSKVYFVWILRADIVSSDCVDPLPVRYKEEVGNRAMIIPWCSQIAVLTNPAIGGFLTHCGWNSILESIWCKTPLLCFPLYTDQFTNRKLVVDDWKIGSNLSNRMPITKEEVSENINRLMSGKARDEYMKAIRQVREKLENATTPNGSSEQNMDSFIKDLRARIQGNCVVIPAQRK; the protein is encoded by the exons ATGGCAAACTCCGAAGTAAATCAAAAACCTCATGCCATATTCATTCCCTACCCACTGCAAGGCCACGTGATCCCGTCCGTCCACCTGGCCATAAAGCTAGCATCCCGAGGCTTCACCATCACCTTCATCAACACTCACTCCATCCACCACCAGACCTCCAAAGCACAAACCAACAACATCGGGGACGACATTTTCTCTGGCGTCCACGAATCCGGCCTTGACATACGCTACACCACCGTTTCCGACGGCCTCCCTGTGGAGTTCGACCGCTCGCTCAACCACGACCAGTTCATGGCTGCCTTGTTGCACGTTTTCTCGGCACATGTGGACGAGATGGTGAGCAAAATTGTGAGGTCTGCACAGCCACGAGTTTGTTGTTTGATTGCGGATACGTTCTTCGTGTGGCCGTCAATTATAGCCAAGAAGTTTGGGCTGTCTTATATTTCCTTCTGGACAGAGCCTGCTTTGGTGTTTACGTTGTATTATCATCTGAATCTTCTTCAAGAGAATGGTCATTTTGCTTCTCATG ATATTCGCACAGACGCCATAGACTACATACCAGGCGTCCAATCTATAGAACCAAAGGACATGACGTCGTATCTTCAAGAGACCGACACATCATCGGCGTGCCATCAAATAATTTTCAAGGCGTTTCAGGATGCTAGAGGTGCGGATTTTGTTCTATGCAACACTGTGGAAGAGCTTGAATTCGAGACCATATCAGCTTTACAAGCCCAAATGCCATTCTACGCTATTGGTCCCATTTTCCCATCTGGTTTCCCGAAGAGCATTGTGTCTACGAGCCTTTGGTCTGAGTCAGATTGCACCCAATGGCTCAACAACAAGCCGAAAGGCTCGGTCTTGTATGTGTCATTTGGTAGCTACGCCCATGTTACTCATAGAGACCTAGTAGAAATTGCTAATGGGCTTTCACTTAGCAAAGTCTACTTTGTTTGGATTCTTCGGGCAGATATTGTGAGTTCCGATTGTGTCGATCCACTGCCCGTCAGATATAAAGAGGAGGTTGGCAACCGCGCGATGATCATACCTTGGTGTAGTCAGATTGCGGTGTTGACCAACCCGGCGATCGGAGGATTCCTAACCCATTGTGGGTGGAACTCAATATTAGAAAGTATATGGTGTAAAACACCACTATTATGTTTCCCATTGTATACGGATCAATTCACCAATCGCAAACTAGTTGTCGACGATTGGAAGATAGGGAGCAACTTAAGCAATAGAATGCCGATCACTAAGGAGGAAGTCTCAGAGAATATTAACCGTTTGATGAGTGGAAAAGCAAGGGATGAGTACATGAAAGCAATAAGGCAGGTGAGGGAGAAACTGGAAAATGCAACGACACCGAATGGATCATCAGAGCAGAATATGGACTCCTTCATCAAAGATCTGAGGGCTAGAATACAAGGAAACTGTGTTGTCATCCCAGCCCAGCGAAAATGA